Proteins encoded within one genomic window of Cellulomonas flavigena DSM 20109:
- a CDS encoding thiolase family protein, with product MRFTDVHIPFGLSWTSPFAKWQGPLAEVNSLDLAVDVTGRALEARGLPPEEITEWTLGCTVPQQHAFYGVTGVSRRLGAGEHAGPWISRACATSAAVIEHLATQVQLKAHTTTIGVITDRTSNGPLMLWSSAAGPGGAPVSEHWVLDPMTLDPTTGQSMNDTAENTARDAGYTREQVDEVALLRYEQYAKAQAEGIPAAYTVPVRIPRRRGEDWLEQDHGVFPTTAEGLARLRPVQEGGVVTYGAQTHPADGCAGVVVASGDRARELGRGGVTAQVLATGFARAEPAYMPKAPVPAALRALWDAGLRIEDVDVVTTHNPFAVNDLWFAEQTGFPLERMNPYGSSLVYGHPQGPTGARAVTELVHALHARGGGTGLFTGCAAGDAAGAVVVRVDG from the coding sequence ATGAGGTTCACCGACGTCCACATCCCGTTCGGCCTGAGCTGGACCTCGCCGTTCGCCAAGTGGCAGGGCCCGCTGGCGGAGGTCAACAGCCTCGACCTCGCGGTCGACGTCACCGGGCGCGCGCTCGAGGCCCGCGGCCTGCCGCCCGAGGAGATCACCGAGTGGACGCTGGGCTGCACGGTCCCGCAGCAGCACGCGTTCTACGGCGTCACGGGGGTCTCGCGGCGCCTGGGTGCGGGCGAGCACGCGGGCCCGTGGATCTCGCGCGCGTGCGCGACGTCCGCGGCCGTGATCGAGCACCTCGCCACGCAGGTGCAGCTCAAGGCGCACACCACGACGATCGGCGTCATCACCGACCGCACGAGCAACGGTCCGCTCATGCTGTGGAGCAGCGCGGCCGGGCCCGGCGGCGCGCCCGTCAGCGAGCACTGGGTGCTCGACCCCATGACGCTCGACCCGACCACCGGGCAGAGCATGAACGACACCGCGGAGAACACCGCGCGCGACGCCGGGTACACCCGGGAGCAGGTCGACGAGGTCGCGCTGCTGCGGTACGAGCAGTACGCGAAGGCGCAGGCCGAGGGCATCCCGGCCGCGTACACCGTGCCCGTGCGCATCCCGCGGCGCCGCGGGGAGGACTGGCTCGAGCAGGACCACGGCGTCTTCCCGACGACCGCCGAGGGCCTGGCACGCCTGCGACCGGTGCAGGAGGGCGGCGTGGTCACGTACGGGGCGCAGACGCACCCGGCCGACGGGTGCGCGGGCGTCGTCGTCGCGTCCGGCGACCGCGCACGCGAGCTCGGCCGCGGCGGCGTCACCGCACAGGTCCTCGCCACCGGGTTCGCGCGTGCGGAGCCCGCGTACATGCCGAAGGCCCCGGTGCCGGCGGCGCTGCGCGCCCTGTGGGACGCGGGGCTGCGGATCGAGGACGTCGACGTCGTGACGACGCACAACCCGTTCGCCGTCAACGACCTGTGGTTCGCCGAGCAGACCGGCTTCCCGCTCGAGCGCATGAACCCGTACGGCTCGTCGCTCGTCTACGGGCACCCGCAGGGCCCCACCGGTGCGCGCGCCGTCACCGAGCTCGTCCACGCGCTGCACGCGCGCGGGGGCGGCACGGGCCTGTTCACCGGCTGCGCCGCGGGCGACGCGGCCGGTGCCGTCGTCGTCCGCGTCGACGGCTGA
- a CDS encoding ABC transporter permease, with the protein MTGPGRGDVAPAARAGAGPRPAPARRARRRSGRSTLLGALGVLGFAATWEVVALTEVVDPRFLPRVTTVAARLVTELGTPRFWEALGDTVVTWAIGLGLAVVAAVVAGTVVGLVPFLRRATHTTVEFLRPIPSVAIIPLAVLLAGLSREAALVIVVYAPFWQVFVQVLYGVGDVDTVADDTARSFGLGRWQRLRHVVLPTALPYVITGFRLAASIALVLTITAELVIGNPGIGRQIDVYRSNADAPGLYALVLVTGGLGLLVNLATRLVERRVLHWHPSVRKEGVA; encoded by the coding sequence ATGACCGGTCCGGGCCGCGGGGACGTCGCCCCCGCGGCCCGGGCCGGCGCAGGGCCGCGGCCCGCACCCGCACGGCGGGCCCGGCGGCGCAGCGGGCGGTCCACCCTGCTCGGTGCGCTCGGTGTCCTCGGCTTCGCCGCGACGTGGGAGGTGGTCGCGCTCACCGAGGTCGTGGACCCCCGGTTCCTGCCGCGCGTCACCACCGTCGCCGCGCGCCTGGTCACCGAGCTCGGCACGCCGCGGTTCTGGGAGGCGCTCGGGGACACCGTCGTCACGTGGGCGATCGGGCTCGGCCTCGCCGTCGTCGCAGCCGTCGTCGCCGGCACCGTCGTCGGGCTCGTGCCGTTCCTGCGCCGTGCGACGCACACCACCGTGGAGTTCCTGCGGCCCATCCCGTCGGTCGCGATCATCCCGCTCGCCGTGCTGCTCGCCGGCCTGTCGCGCGAGGCCGCGCTCGTCATCGTCGTGTACGCGCCGTTCTGGCAGGTGTTCGTCCAGGTGCTCTACGGCGTCGGCGACGTCGACACGGTGGCCGACGACACGGCACGCAGCTTCGGCCTCGGGCGCTGGCAGCGCCTGCGGCACGTCGTGCTGCCCACCGCGCTGCCGTACGTCATCACCGGGTTCCGGCTCGCCGCGTCCATCGCGCTCGTGCTGACCATCACCGCCGAGCTCGTCATCGGCAACCCCGGCATCGGCCGGCAGATCGACGTGTACCGCTCCAACGCCGACGCACCCGGCCTGTACGCGCTCGTGCTCGTCACCGGCGGGCTCGGCCTGCTCGTCAACCTCGCGACCCGGCTCGTCGAGCGGCGCGTGCTGCACTGGCACCCGTCCGTGCGCAAGGAGGGGGTGGCCTGA
- a CDS encoding SDR family NAD(P)-dependent oxidoreductase has product MSVDLTGRAAVVTGSGQGLGRAYALALAAAGAGVVVNDVDAAAAQATVDAVVADGGRAVAVVAPVGPSETADLLVAAAVEAYGRLDVLVTNAGVLRDRVLWKTSDEDFDLVVATHLRGTFTTARAAAVHMRERGEGGRIVLVGSPAGQHGNFGQTSYAAAKAGIVAMARTWSLELARAGITVNAVIPTAITAMTATIPVYAEVAAAHGRGEPLPRVVRQEHALGGPEDVAPLVVWLASEESAHVTGQAIGIGGDKLSLYTVPQEVGVTYRQGGWSAEAIGEEWARTFEALRQPSGIALPPLEAPADA; this is encoded by the coding sequence ATGAGCGTCGACCTGACGGGCCGCGCGGCCGTCGTCACCGGCAGTGGGCAGGGCCTGGGGCGGGCGTACGCGCTGGCGCTGGCGGCCGCCGGTGCGGGCGTCGTCGTCAACGACGTGGACGCGGCCGCGGCGCAGGCCACGGTCGACGCGGTCGTCGCCGACGGCGGGCGGGCCGTGGCCGTCGTCGCGCCCGTGGGGCCGAGCGAGACCGCGGACCTGCTCGTCGCCGCGGCCGTCGAGGCGTACGGGCGGCTCGACGTGCTCGTCACCAACGCCGGCGTGCTGCGCGACCGCGTGCTGTGGAAGACGTCCGACGAGGACTTCGACCTCGTGGTCGCCACGCACCTGCGCGGCACGTTCACCACCGCCCGGGCGGCGGCCGTGCACATGCGCGAGCGCGGCGAGGGCGGGCGGATCGTGCTCGTCGGCTCACCCGCGGGGCAGCACGGCAACTTCGGGCAGACGAGCTACGCGGCGGCGAAGGCCGGGATCGTCGCGATGGCGCGGACGTGGTCGCTCGAGCTCGCGCGCGCCGGGATCACCGTCAACGCGGTCATCCCCACCGCGATCACGGCGATGACCGCGACCATCCCCGTGTACGCCGAGGTCGCCGCCGCCCACGGGCGCGGCGAGCCACTGCCACGCGTCGTGCGGCAGGAGCACGCGCTCGGGGGGCCGGAGGACGTCGCGCCACTCGTGGTGTGGCTCGCGTCGGAGGAGTCCGCGCACGTCACCGGGCAGGCCATCGGCATCGGCGGGGACAAGCTCTCGCTCTACACCGTGCCGCAGGAGGTGGGCGTGACGTACCGCCAGGGCGGCTGGAGCGCCGAGGCGATCGGCGAGGAGTGGGCGCGCACGTTCGAGGCGCTGCGCCAGCCCAGCGGGATCGCGCTGCCGCCGCTGGAGGCGCCGGCGGACGCCTGA
- a CDS encoding AMP-binding protein, which yields MADVPPPSGDLGRANYATIWDAVAHAVPDRVAVQADGESITYADFQESAARLAATFVAHGLGPGSTVAIFMYNRPEYLTTLYAAYKIGAIPVNLNFRYQGAELAELLETSRPAALVHPRSLSAAVVDAGTRVPLPGLVLVVPDDAPPDVPASPGTPFAAALAADPLPPRELDPDHRIFMFTGGTTGRPKAVVWTHGNLFDSQLFSVYGSLPVDPPTSLDDVTRLAARDDLPPTVCLPLPPMMHATALFNVMNAIVLGGTVVFLSAARFDPRAAVRAIAEHRVTRLVVAGNAVVGPLVQVLDTDPDADVSSLTTVLSSGMVWSDDLKRRLAAHAPHATLVDILGSSEGGPFAYGVVRGPDDFPCRPRLAPGAVVLAPDLTPVEEVGGTGMLAYRGAMPLGYHEDPVRTAQTYPVIDGVRHVMPGDWVRVLGDGYVELLGRGSGVVNTGGEKVFPGEVEKVLLALPGVADAVVLGLPDPRWGEVVTAVVVPEPGEPLAPAQVQDEVGRRLAGYKKPRRLYVIDELQRSPSGKVDMHRLRQRLAEGRPALVDTALVDPSTLEGAPAEPVPADPVPTGAAPGDPVPGDPVPADPVPAPHPAPHPAESAR from the coding sequence GTGGCAGACGTCCCTCCACCGTCCGGAGACCTCGGTCGCGCCAACTACGCGACCATCTGGGACGCCGTCGCGCACGCCGTCCCCGACCGTGTCGCGGTGCAGGCGGACGGCGAGAGCATCACGTACGCGGACTTCCAGGAGTCCGCCGCGCGGCTCGCCGCGACCTTCGTGGCCCACGGCCTGGGCCCCGGCTCGACCGTCGCGATCTTCATGTACAACCGCCCCGAGTACCTGACGACGCTCTACGCGGCGTACAAGATCGGCGCGATCCCGGTGAACCTCAACTTCCGGTACCAGGGCGCCGAGCTCGCCGAGCTGCTGGAGACGTCACGCCCCGCCGCGCTCGTCCACCCGCGCAGCCTGTCCGCGGCCGTCGTCGACGCCGGCACGCGCGTCCCGCTGCCGGGCCTCGTGCTCGTCGTCCCCGACGACGCGCCGCCGGACGTCCCCGCGAGCCCCGGCACCCCGTTCGCCGCCGCGCTCGCGGCCGACCCGCTCCCGCCGCGCGAGCTCGACCCCGACCACCGGATCTTCATGTTCACCGGCGGCACCACCGGGCGGCCCAAGGCCGTGGTGTGGACCCACGGCAACCTCTTCGACAGCCAGCTCTTCTCCGTCTACGGCTCGCTGCCCGTCGACCCACCCACGTCGTTGGACGACGTCACGCGCCTGGCCGCCCGCGACGACCTGCCGCCGACCGTGTGCCTCCCGCTGCCGCCGATGATGCACGCCACCGCCCTGTTCAACGTCATGAACGCGATCGTCCTCGGCGGGACCGTGGTGTTCCTGTCCGCGGCGCGGTTCGACCCGCGCGCGGCGGTGCGGGCGATCGCGGAGCACCGCGTGACGCGCCTGGTCGTGGCGGGCAACGCCGTGGTCGGGCCGCTCGTCCAGGTGCTCGACACCGACCCCGACGCCGACGTCTCGTCGCTGACCACCGTGCTCAGCTCGGGCATGGTGTGGTCCGACGACCTCAAGCGGCGCCTGGCCGCGCACGCCCCGCACGCGACGCTCGTCGACATCCTCGGCTCCAGCGAGGGCGGCCCGTTCGCGTACGGCGTCGTGCGCGGCCCCGACGACTTCCCATGCCGCCCGCGGCTCGCGCCCGGCGCCGTCGTCCTGGCACCCGACCTCACGCCCGTCGAGGAGGTCGGTGGCACCGGCATGCTCGCCTACCGCGGCGCCATGCCGCTGGGCTACCACGAGGACCCGGTGCGCACCGCCCAGACGTACCCCGTGATCGACGGCGTCCGGCACGTCATGCCCGGCGACTGGGTGCGCGTGCTCGGCGACGGGTACGTCGAGCTGCTCGGCCGCGGGTCGGGCGTCGTCAACACCGGCGGCGAGAAGGTCTTCCCCGGCGAGGTCGAGAAGGTGCTGCTCGCGCTGCCCGGCGTGGCCGACGCCGTCGTCCTCGGCCTGCCGGACCCGCGCTGGGGCGAGGTCGTCACGGCCGTCGTCGTGCCCGAGCCCGGGGAGCCGCTCGCGCCCGCGCAGGTGCAGGACGAGGTCGGTCGGCGCCTGGCCGGGTACAAGAAGCCGCGGCGGCTGTACGTCATCGACGAGCTGCAGCGCAGCCCCAGCGGCAAGGTCGACATGCACCGACTGCGGCAGCGGCTCGCCGAGGGGCGGCCCGCCCTGGTGGACACGGCACTCGTGGACCCGTCGACGCTCGAGGGTGCGCCGGCCGAACCCGTCCCTGCCGACCCTGTGCCCACCGGTGCCGCGCCTGGCGACCCCGTGCCTGGCGACCCTGTGCCTGCCGACCCTGTGCCCGCACCCCACCCCGCACCCCACCCCGCGGAGAGCGCCCGATGA
- a CDS encoding ABC transporter substrate-binding protein has protein sequence MNRRPAVVAALVAALSLGLAACSSTDTGTGDATAAPPDANSPRAVTIGALSISETAPLWAAVEAGVFAEHGLDVTVQPIQGGAQAMPALLNGDIDFSVGQPFGAMRASIQGLDVKIVANYAQSLAEGDDINSVVVGAGSDISSPADLAGKKVAVNSLGAAGDLTIMAAVEADGGDPSTVEFVEVAFPDAQAQLDAGNVDAAWVPEPFVSIIVGAGGARVVDPYQATLPGLPTLVLQTTGKTVTDDPELVDAVREAFTEAFAWAADNDDAVRQALVDEMSLPEPAAKNLRLPTFSTELDRDVLQGLADLAVEHEFFDQAPDLDALVAE, from the coding sequence ATGAACCGACGCCCTGCCGTCGTGGCGGCGCTCGTCGCGGCGCTGTCGCTCGGGCTGGCCGCCTGCTCGTCGACCGACACGGGCACCGGTGACGCGACCGCCGCCCCGCCCGACGCCAACTCCCCCCGCGCCGTCACCATCGGCGCCCTGAGCATCAGCGAGACCGCGCCCCTGTGGGCGGCCGTCGAGGCCGGCGTGTTCGCCGAGCACGGGCTCGACGTCACGGTGCAGCCCATCCAGGGCGGCGCGCAGGCCATGCCGGCGCTGCTCAACGGCGACATCGACTTCTCCGTCGGCCAGCCGTTCGGCGCCATGCGCGCGAGCATCCAAGGGCTCGACGTCAAGATCGTCGCCAACTACGCCCAGAGCCTCGCCGAGGGGGACGACATCAACTCCGTGGTCGTCGGCGCCGGCAGCGACATCTCCTCGCCCGCCGACCTCGCCGGCAAGAAGGTCGCCGTCAACTCGCTCGGCGCGGCCGGGGACCTCACGATCATGGCCGCGGTCGAGGCCGACGGCGGCGACCCCAGCACCGTGGAGTTCGTCGAGGTCGCCTTCCCCGACGCGCAGGCCCAGCTCGACGCGGGCAACGTCGACGCCGCCTGGGTGCCCGAGCCGTTCGTGTCGATCATCGTCGGCGCCGGCGGCGCGCGCGTCGTCGACCCGTACCAGGCCACGCTGCCCGGCCTGCCCACGCTGGTGCTGCAGACGACCGGGAAGACGGTCACCGACGACCCGGAGCTCGTCGACGCGGTGCGCGAGGCGTTCACCGAGGCGTTCGCGTGGGCCGCGGACAACGACGACGCCGTGCGCCAGGCGCTCGTCGACGAGATGTCCCTGCCCGAGCCCGCCGCGAAGAACCTGCGCCTGCCGACGTTCTCGACCGAGCTCGACCGCGACGTCCTGCAGGGCCTGGCGGACCTCGCCGTCGAGCACGAGTTCTTCGACCAGGCCCCGGACCTCGACGCCCTCGTCGCCGAGTGA
- a CDS encoding MaoC family dehydratase: protein MTSDLAAGTAAPTLTTVPLGDLPSLEGTTFGPSPWRTVTQDEVDRFADLTGDHNPIHLDPAYAAGTPFGGTIVHGYLTLALVVPLMAQVVEVTGVGTGVNYGLDRLRFPAPVRVGSRIRVTSTLSAVTEVPGGYQAVYENTIEAEGQAKPAAVAVMVVRYYA, encoded by the coding sequence ATGACCTCCGACCTCGCCGCGGGCACCGCGGCCCCGACCCTGACGACGGTCCCGCTCGGTGACCTGCCGTCGCTCGAGGGCACCACGTTCGGCCCGTCGCCCTGGCGCACCGTCACGCAGGACGAGGTGGACCGGTTCGCCGACCTCACGGGCGACCACAACCCGATCCACCTCGACCCGGCGTACGCGGCGGGCACGCCGTTCGGCGGCACGATCGTCCACGGCTACCTCACGCTCGCGCTCGTCGTGCCGCTCATGGCGCAGGTCGTCGAGGTCACCGGCGTGGGCACAGGCGTGAACTACGGGCTGGACCGGCTGCGGTTCCCCGCGCCCGTGCGCGTCGGCTCGCGCATCCGCGTGACCTCGACGCTGTCGGCCGTCACCGAGGTGCCGGGCGGGTACCAGGCGGTGTACGAGAACACGATCGAGGCCGAGGGGCAGGCCAAGCCCGCCGCCGTCGCCGTCATGGTCGTGAGGTACTACGCATGA
- a CDS encoding ABC transporter permease produces MGVARRVLVPAAYAAGLPLLLVVGWALATQGTTNLYLPSPARVLQAFTRTWLDPDTLTGDVLPSLGRFAVGVLLSIVIGIVAGTAIGATPWLRALLEPMLEFFRAIPPVVLVPVLMLLLGIDDSMKLAVIVSGSVWPVLLNTVEGVRGTDPVLVDTSRSYRVRGLLAYRYVVLPAASPQIMAGIRLCLSIGLILMVISEMFASSSGLGYQIVYFQRQYMVAEMWGGILLLGVVGVVVAAVFQLVERRVLHWYHGSREVARG; encoded by the coding sequence ATGGGCGTCGCGCGCCGCGTCCTCGTCCCCGCCGCCTACGCCGCCGGGCTGCCGCTGCTGCTCGTCGTCGGCTGGGCGCTGGCCACGCAGGGCACCACCAACCTCTACCTCCCGTCGCCCGCGCGCGTCCTGCAGGCGTTCACCCGCACCTGGCTCGACCCCGACACGCTCACGGGCGACGTGCTGCCCAGCCTCGGGCGGTTCGCGGTCGGGGTGCTGCTGTCGATCGTCATCGGCATCGTCGCCGGCACCGCGATCGGCGCGACCCCGTGGCTGCGCGCGCTGCTCGAGCCGATGCTCGAGTTCTTCCGCGCCATCCCGCCCGTCGTGCTCGTGCCCGTCCTCATGCTCCTGCTCGGCATCGACGACTCCATGAAGCTCGCCGTCATCGTCTCGGGGAGCGTCTGGCCCGTGCTGCTCAACACCGTCGAGGGTGTGCGCGGCACCGACCCCGTGCTCGTCGACACCTCGCGGTCGTACCGCGTGCGCGGGCTGCTGGCCTACCGGTACGTCGTGCTGCCCGCCGCGAGCCCGCAGATCATGGCCGGCATCCGGCTGTGCCTGTCGATCGGGCTGATCCTCATGGTGATCTCGGAGATGTTCGCGTCGTCGTCCGGCCTCGGCTACCAGATCGTCTACTTCCAGCGGCAGTACATGGTCGCGGAGATGTGGGGCGGCATCCTGCTGCTCGGCGTCGTCGGCGTCGTCGTCGCCGCGGTCTTCCAGCTCGTCGAACGGCGGGTGCTGCACTGGTACCACGGCTCGAGAGAGGTCGCACGTGGCTGA
- a CDS encoding PaaX family transcriptional regulator: MARSEDARTPRTREGSPPSLLITLLGDYWWGQTDPLPSAALVDLLADFGVSDVAARAALSRMVKHGLLVSARSGRHTFYAMTPRAQGIMRAGAERIVRFGVDDGTGWDGRWSLVAFSVPEANRAAREALRTRLRWLGFAPLYDALWISPHPRHDEALAELGALGVTRATAFVATCPPLPAAALAPESAWDLDGLAERYRTFVTTWEPTHAALSKGAISPVDALVKRTELMDAWRAFPGVDPDLPRRLLPADWPRDRARDLFLETYEQLGAPASVRVRQVIGGYAPALADRVVQFSVLADPPGPRPAVGTAQAAVPAGG; the protein is encoded by the coding sequence GTGGCACGCAGCGAGGACGCACGCACGCCCCGCACCCGCGAGGGGTCGCCCCCGAGCCTGCTCATCACGCTCCTGGGCGACTACTGGTGGGGCCAGACCGACCCGCTGCCGTCGGCCGCGCTCGTCGACCTGCTCGCCGACTTCGGCGTCAGCGACGTCGCCGCGCGCGCCGCCCTCAGCCGCATGGTCAAGCACGGCCTGCTCGTCTCCGCGCGCAGCGGGCGCCACACCTTCTATGCCATGACGCCGCGTGCGCAGGGGATCATGCGCGCGGGCGCCGAGCGCATCGTGCGGTTCGGCGTCGACGACGGCACCGGCTGGGACGGCCGCTGGAGCCTCGTCGCGTTCTCCGTGCCCGAGGCCAACCGCGCGGCGCGCGAGGCGCTGCGCACGCGGTTGCGGTGGTTGGGGTTCGCACCGCTGTACGACGCGCTGTGGATCTCCCCGCACCCGCGGCACGACGAGGCGCTGGCCGAGCTCGGCGCACTCGGTGTCACGCGCGCCACCGCGTTCGTCGCGACGTGCCCGCCGCTGCCCGCGGCCGCCCTGGCGCCCGAGAGCGCGTGGGACCTCGACGGCCTCGCCGAGCGGTACCGCACGTTCGTCACGACGTGGGAGCCGACCCACGCCGCACTCAGCAAGGGCGCCATCTCGCCCGTCGACGCGCTGGTCAAGCGCACCGAGCTGATGGACGCGTGGCGCGCGTTCCCCGGCGTCGACCCCGACCTGCCGCGGCGGCTGCTGCCCGCCGACTGGCCGCGGGACCGCGCGCGCGACCTGTTCCTCGAGACGTACGAGCAGCTCGGCGCGCCCGCGTCGGTGCGCGTGCGGCAGGTCATCGGCGGTTACGCACCCGCGCTGGCGGACCGGGTCGTGCAGTTCTCGGTGCTCGCCGACCCGCCCGGCCCGCGGCCCGCGGTCGGCACCGCGCAGGCCGCGGTCCCGGCGGGCGGCTGA
- a CDS encoding PaaX family transcriptional regulator, whose amino-acid sequence MSTGSDDAPVPAPGEVRRRPEQLLLAFMGELMVGEGAAPLPAAILIGVLGELGAGEAATRAALTRMAGRRLLATVRTGRTVAYGLTPESERVLAEARGRVFDEDPFAPHGEGWTLVSFSVPESRRDVRHRVRAQLTWAGFGLLRDGLWIAPGEVDVAQALGGLQPDGRDDLELLAFRAHEVPGFSAARSVRTAWRLDAMRERHEQFQARWEGRDPDVPHALCDVTALVADWLDLLRAVPRLPPEHLAPDWPGGRSVAAFRRLHAVLAEPARAELARRLAD is encoded by the coding sequence ATGTCCACGGGGTCCGACGACGCGCCCGTGCCGGCGCCCGGCGAGGTCCGGCGGCGGCCGGAGCAGCTGCTGCTCGCGTTCATGGGCGAGCTGATGGTCGGCGAGGGCGCGGCGCCCCTGCCCGCCGCGATCCTCATCGGCGTCCTCGGCGAGCTGGGCGCGGGGGAGGCCGCCACGCGGGCGGCGCTGACCCGCATGGCCGGGAGGCGCCTCCTCGCGACGGTCCGGACGGGGCGCACGGTCGCGTACGGCCTGACCCCCGAGAGCGAGCGCGTGCTGGCCGAGGCCCGGGGGCGCGTCTTCGACGAGGACCCGTTCGCGCCCCACGGCGAGGGCTGGACGCTCGTGAGCTTCTCGGTGCCGGAGAGCCGGCGTGACGTGCGGCACCGCGTGCGCGCGCAGCTCACGTGGGCGGGCTTCGGGCTGCTGCGTGACGGGTTGTGGATCGCGCCCGGTGAGGTCGACGTCGCGCAGGCGCTCGGCGGGCTGCAGCCGGACGGCCGCGACGACCTGGAGCTGCTGGCGTTCCGGGCGCACGAGGTGCCGGGGTTCTCGGCGGCGCGCAGCGTGCGCACGGCGTGGCGGCTCGACGCGATGCGCGAGCGCCACGAGCAGTTCCAGGCGCGCTGGGAGGGCCGCGACCCGGACGTGCCGCACGCGCTGTGCGACGTCACCGCGCTGGTCGCCGACTGGCTCGACCTGCTGCGCGCCGTGCCGCGCCTGCCCCCCGAGCACCTCGCGCCGGACTGGCCCGGAGGCCGCTCGGTCGCGGCGTTCCGGCGGCTGCACGCGGTGCTCGCGGAGCCGGCGCGCGCCGAGCTCGCGCGCCGGCTCGCGGACTGA
- a CDS encoding fumarylacetoacetate hydrolase family protein, with amino-acid sequence MKLASTLDRRLLAVRGDHAVDLTDALGLTPGPGGPLLAFLERGGTLDGLLAIDLDALPAQPLDPARLAAPLARPGKVVGAPVNYRDHQVEMAEQRTIADYGVFLKATSSVIGPNEHVRLPYTDVRTDHEGELGVVIGRTATRVPPERALDHVLGYAPVLDITVRAGEDRSTRKSFDTFTPFGPWVTTADEVPDPGALELRCWVDDELRQHASTTDLLYDVAELIAYTSHVMTLHPGDVIATGTPAGVGPIAAGQRVAVEISGLGRLEVRVTDEGAIPYAERPGPR; translated from the coding sequence ATGAAGCTGGCCAGCACCCTCGACCGCCGCCTGCTCGCCGTCCGCGGCGACCACGCGGTCGACCTCACCGATGCCCTCGGGCTGACCCCCGGGCCCGGTGGCCCGCTCCTCGCGTTCCTCGAGCGCGGCGGCACCCTCGACGGGCTGCTGGCGATCGACCTCGACGCGCTGCCGGCGCAGCCGCTCGACCCCGCCCGTCTCGCCGCACCGCTCGCGCGGCCCGGCAAGGTCGTCGGCGCCCCCGTCAACTACCGCGACCACCAGGTGGAGATGGCCGAGCAGCGGACCATCGCCGACTACGGCGTCTTCCTCAAGGCGACCTCCTCGGTCATCGGGCCGAACGAGCACGTCCGCCTGCCGTACACGGACGTGCGCACCGACCACGAGGGCGAGCTCGGCGTCGTCATCGGCCGCACTGCCACGCGCGTACCGCCGGAGCGCGCGCTCGACCACGTGCTCGGCTACGCCCCGGTCCTCGACATCACGGTCCGCGCGGGCGAGGACCGCTCCACCCGCAAGTCCTTCGACACCTTCACGCCGTTCGGCCCCTGGGTCACCACGGCCGACGAGGTCCCCGACCCCGGCGCGCTGGAGCTGCGCTGCTGGGTCGACGACGAGCTGCGGCAGCACGCGTCCACCACCGACCTGCTCTACGACGTCGCCGAGCTGATCGCGTACACGAGCCACGTCATGACGCTTCATCCCGGCGACGTCATCGCCACCGGCACCCCCGCGGGCGTCGGCCCGATCGCCGCCGGGCAGCGCGTCGCGGTCGAGATCAGCGGGCTCGGGCGCCTCGAGGTCCGCGTGACCGACGAGGGTGCGATCCCCTACGCCGAGCGGCCGGGCCCGCGGTGA